A genomic segment from Canis lupus baileyi chromosome 31, mCanLup2.hap1, whole genome shotgun sequence encodes:
- the FAM131A gene encoding protein FAM131A isoform X2, translated as MGCIGSRSPAGQVASDPAWAVEWIELPRGLSLSSLGSARTLRGWSRSSRPSSVDSQDLPEVNVGDTVAMLPKSRRALTIQEIAALARSSLHGISQVVKDHVTKPTAMAQGRVAHLIEWKGWSKPSDSPAALESAFSSYSDLSEGEQEARFAAGVAEQFAIAEAKLRAWSSVDGEDSTDESYDEDFTGGTDSDMAGQLPLGPHLQDLFTGHRFSRPMRQGSVEPESDCSQTVSPETLCSSLCSLEDGLLGSPARLASQLLGDELLLAKLPPSRESAFRSLGPLEAQDSLYNSPLMESCLSPAEEEPAPCKDCQPLCPPPVGSWERQRQASDVASSGVVSLDEDEAQPEEQ; from the exons ATGGGCTGCATCGGCTCTCGGAGTCCGGCGGGTCAGG tgGCCTCGGACCCTGCTTGGGCTGTGGAGTGGATCGAACTTCCTCGGGGCCTCTCTCTATCTTCCTTGGGATCTGCTCGGACCCTCCGAGGCTGGAGCCGGTCCTCCCGCCCTTCCTCCGTGGACAGCCAGGACTTGCCAGAG GTGAATGTTGGAGACACAGTCGCGATGCTGCCCAAGTCCCGGAGAGCCCTAACTATCCAGGAGATTGCTGCACTGGCCAGATCCTCCCTGCATG GTATTTCTCAGGTGGTGAAGGACCACGTGACCAAGCCCACGGCCATGGCCCAGGGCCGAGTGGCTCACCTTATTGAGTGGAAGGGCTGGAGCAAGCCAAGTGATTCACCTGCTGCCCTGGAATCAGCCTTTTCCTCCTATTCGGACCTCAGTGAGGGTGAACAAGAGGCTCGCTTTGCAGCAG GAGTGGCTGAGCAATTTGCCATTGCAGAAGCCAAGCTTCGGGCGTGGTCTTCAGTGGATGGTGAGGACTCCACTGATGAATCCTATGATGAGGACTTTACTGGAGGAACTGACTCAG atATGGCTGGGcagctgcccctggggccccacctCCAGGACCTCTTCACGGGCCACCGATTCTCCAGGCCTATGCGCCAGGGCTCTGTGGAGCCTGAGAGCGACTGCTCGCAGACCGTGTCCCCAGAGACCCTGTGCTCCAGTCTGTGCAGCCTAGAGGACGGGTTGCTGGGCTCCCCAGCCCGCCTGGCCTCCCAGCTGCTGGGCGACGAGCTGCTCCTCGCCAAACTGCCCCCCAGCCGGGAAAGTGCCTTCCGTAGCCTGGGCCCATTGGAGGCCCAGGACTCGCTCTACAACTCGCCCCTCATGGAGTCCTGCCTTTCCCCCGCCGAGGAGGAGCCAGCCCCCTGCAAGGACTGTCAGCCTCTCTGTCCGCCGCCAGTGGGCAGCTGGGAACGGCAGCGGCAAGCCTCTGATGTAGCTTCTTCTGGGGTGGTGTCCTTAGACGAGGATGAGGCACAGCCGGAGGAACAGTGA
- the FAM131A gene encoding protein FAM131A isoform X1 — protein MPMISVLGKMFLWQREGPGGRWTCQTSRRVASDPAWAVEWIELPRGLSLSSLGSARTLRGWSRSSRPSSVDSQDLPEVNVGDTVAMLPKSRRALTIQEIAALARSSLHGISQVVKDHVTKPTAMAQGRVAHLIEWKGWSKPSDSPAALESAFSSYSDLSEGEQEARFAAGVAEQFAIAEAKLRAWSSVDGEDSTDESYDEDFTGGTDSDMAGQLPLGPHLQDLFTGHRFSRPMRQGSVEPESDCSQTVSPETLCSSLCSLEDGLLGSPARLASQLLGDELLLAKLPPSRESAFRSLGPLEAQDSLYNSPLMESCLSPAEEEPAPCKDCQPLCPPPVGSWERQRQASDVASSGVVSLDEDEAQPEEQ, from the exons ATGCCTATGATTTCTGTGCTGGGCAAAATGTTTCTGTGGCAGCGTGAAGGGCCTGGAGGACGATGGACTTGTCAGACAAGTCGCAGAG tgGCCTCGGACCCTGCTTGGGCTGTGGAGTGGATCGAACTTCCTCGGGGCCTCTCTCTATCTTCCTTGGGATCTGCTCGGACCCTCCGAGGCTGGAGCCGGTCCTCCCGCCCTTCCTCCGTGGACAGCCAGGACTTGCCAGAG GTGAATGTTGGAGACACAGTCGCGATGCTGCCCAAGTCCCGGAGAGCCCTAACTATCCAGGAGATTGCTGCACTGGCCAGATCCTCCCTGCATG GTATTTCTCAGGTGGTGAAGGACCACGTGACCAAGCCCACGGCCATGGCCCAGGGCCGAGTGGCTCACCTTATTGAGTGGAAGGGCTGGAGCAAGCCAAGTGATTCACCTGCTGCCCTGGAATCAGCCTTTTCCTCCTATTCGGACCTCAGTGAGGGTGAACAAGAGGCTCGCTTTGCAGCAG GAGTGGCTGAGCAATTTGCCATTGCAGAAGCCAAGCTTCGGGCGTGGTCTTCAGTGGATGGTGAGGACTCCACTGATGAATCCTATGATGAGGACTTTACTGGAGGAACTGACTCAG atATGGCTGGGcagctgcccctggggccccacctCCAGGACCTCTTCACGGGCCACCGATTCTCCAGGCCTATGCGCCAGGGCTCTGTGGAGCCTGAGAGCGACTGCTCGCAGACCGTGTCCCCAGAGACCCTGTGCTCCAGTCTGTGCAGCCTAGAGGACGGGTTGCTGGGCTCCCCAGCCCGCCTGGCCTCCCAGCTGCTGGGCGACGAGCTGCTCCTCGCCAAACTGCCCCCCAGCCGGGAAAGTGCCTTCCGTAGCCTGGGCCCATTGGAGGCCCAGGACTCGCTCTACAACTCGCCCCTCATGGAGTCCTGCCTTTCCCCCGCCGAGGAGGAGCCAGCCCCCTGCAAGGACTGTCAGCCTCTCTGTCCGCCGCCAGTGGGCAGCTGGGAACGGCAGCGGCAAGCCTCTGATGTAGCTTCTTCTGGGGTGGTGTCCTTAGACGAGGATGAGGCACAGCCGGAGGAACAGTGA
- the FAM131A gene encoding protein FAM131A isoform X3: MLPKSRRALTIQEIAALARSSLHGISQVVKDHVTKPTAMAQGRVAHLIEWKGWSKPSDSPAALESAFSSYSDLSEGEQEARFAAGVAEQFAIAEAKLRAWSSVDGEDSTDESYDEDFTGGTDSDMAGQLPLGPHLQDLFTGHRFSRPMRQGSVEPESDCSQTVSPETLCSSLCSLEDGLLGSPARLASQLLGDELLLAKLPPSRESAFRSLGPLEAQDSLYNSPLMESCLSPAEEEPAPCKDCQPLCPPPVGSWERQRQASDVASSGVVSLDEDEAQPEEQ, encoded by the exons ATGCTGCCCAAGTCCCGGAGAGCCCTAACTATCCAGGAGATTGCTGCACTGGCCAGATCCTCCCTGCATG GTATTTCTCAGGTGGTGAAGGACCACGTGACCAAGCCCACGGCCATGGCCCAGGGCCGAGTGGCTCACCTTATTGAGTGGAAGGGCTGGAGCAAGCCAAGTGATTCACCTGCTGCCCTGGAATCAGCCTTTTCCTCCTATTCGGACCTCAGTGAGGGTGAACAAGAGGCTCGCTTTGCAGCAG GAGTGGCTGAGCAATTTGCCATTGCAGAAGCCAAGCTTCGGGCGTGGTCTTCAGTGGATGGTGAGGACTCCACTGATGAATCCTATGATGAGGACTTTACTGGAGGAACTGACTCAG atATGGCTGGGcagctgcccctggggccccacctCCAGGACCTCTTCACGGGCCACCGATTCTCCAGGCCTATGCGCCAGGGCTCTGTGGAGCCTGAGAGCGACTGCTCGCAGACCGTGTCCCCAGAGACCCTGTGCTCCAGTCTGTGCAGCCTAGAGGACGGGTTGCTGGGCTCCCCAGCCCGCCTGGCCTCCCAGCTGCTGGGCGACGAGCTGCTCCTCGCCAAACTGCCCCCCAGCCGGGAAAGTGCCTTCCGTAGCCTGGGCCCATTGGAGGCCCAGGACTCGCTCTACAACTCGCCCCTCATGGAGTCCTGCCTTTCCCCCGCCGAGGAGGAGCCAGCCCCCTGCAAGGACTGTCAGCCTCTCTGTCCGCCGCCAGTGGGCAGCTGGGAACGGCAGCGGCAAGCCTCTGATGTAGCTTCTTCTGGGGTGGTGTCCTTAGACGAGGATGAGGCACAGCCGGAGGAACAGTGA